A single region of the Bacteroides luhongzhouii genome encodes:
- a CDS encoding RagB/SusD family nutrient uptake outer membrane protein, producing MKKLLIYIAAFIMILAMNTSCEDMGALEERPKKVDATTFMANAGEVESVINSIYFQLRRDAGFSRYLIVLEEGLADYCIGRGNYATAYDTGLTSGGVGFSKDSWAVLYRAIRFANNILDGIGNATLSQQEYNNLTGETRFLRAFAYSWLARNWGAVPFFDERNMNDFNKPRTPEADIWKFVIDEADYAVANLPEVAKAAGRPSRYAALALKTEACLYAGRYEEAAEAAGLIISSKRYSLVEVGKADDFIDLYGHTANATSEEIFYMKYNRDSGSTIGYMYLCKPNPFMNMGAVGIYTDYQKNKFIQNWDQNDLRYQFGLYKQTQNGTLNALTKTGMICSKFRDPEWTGNSATPNDNPVYRYADILLYYAEAVCRWKGAPTDDAMEKLNMVRRRAYGQKPAQASPSDFKLADYASKDAFLALVLQERGYETIFEGKRYNDLKRCGKLAEAALAAGRISSLSEVGDAAYWWPIPTDEFNYNMALDPTKDQNPGY from the coding sequence ATGAAAAAATTATTGATATATATTGCCGCTTTTATTATGATATTGGCAATGAATACATCTTGTGAAGATATGGGCGCTTTGGAAGAGCGTCCGAAGAAAGTTGATGCGACGACTTTTATGGCAAATGCCGGAGAGGTAGAGAGTGTTATCAACTCCATTTATTTTCAGCTCCGTCGTGATGCGGGATTCAGTCGTTATCTGATTGTTCTGGAAGAGGGATTGGCAGATTACTGTATAGGAAGAGGTAACTATGCGACAGCTTATGACACAGGACTCACTAGTGGCGGAGTTGGCTTCTCTAAAGATAGCTGGGCTGTGTTGTATCGTGCCATCCGTTTTGCAAATAATATTCTTGATGGCATAGGTAACGCTACGCTCTCCCAACAGGAATATAACAATCTTACCGGAGAAACACGTTTCCTGCGTGCATTTGCCTATTCGTGGCTGGCACGGAACTGGGGAGCCGTACCTTTCTTCGACGAGCGGAATATGAATGATTTTAATAAGCCTCGTACCCCTGAAGCTGATATCTGGAAATTTGTGATTGATGAAGCTGATTATGCAGTGGCAAATCTACCGGAAGTGGCCAAGGCTGCCGGACGTCCTTCGCGTTATGCTGCATTGGCTTTGAAAACAGAAGCTTGCCTCTATGCCGGTCGTTACGAAGAAGCTGCAGAAGCGGCTGGTCTGATTATCTCGTCCAAGCGTTATTCGCTGGTTGAAGTTGGTAAGGCTGATGATTTCATTGATCTTTACGGTCATACAGCCAATGCCACTTCCGAAGAGATTTTTTATATGAAGTACAATCGTGATAGTGGGTCGACAATAGGTTACATGTATCTCTGTAAACCGAATCCTTTTATGAATATGGGGGCTGTAGGAATCTATACCGACTATCAGAAAAATAAATTTATTCAAAACTGGGATCAGAATGATTTACGATATCAGTTTGGATTATATAAGCAGACACAGAACGGAACATTAAATGCGTTGACCAAAACAGGTATGATCTGCTCGAAATTCAGAGACCCGGAGTGGACAGGAAACAGTGCAACTCCCAATGACAACCCTGTGTATCGCTATGCTGATATTTTGCTTTATTATGCAGAAGCTGTTTGCCGTTGGAAGGGGGCTCCCACTGACGATGCCATGGAAAAGCTGAATATGGTGCGGAGACGTGCTTACGGGCAGAAGCCGGCACAGGCTTCTCCTTCAGACTTCAAACTGGCCGATTATGCAAGTAAAGATGCTTTTCTTGCGTTGGTATTGCAGGAACGCGGTTATGAAACGATTTTTGAAGGTAAACGCTATAATGATCTGAAACGTTGTGGAAAACTAGCCGAAGCAGCTTTGGCAGCCGGGCGTATTTCGTCCCTGTCGGAAGTAGGAGATGCGGCTTATTGGTGGCCCATTCCGACAGATGAATTTAATTATAATATGGCATTAGACCCGACGAAGGATCAGAATCCCGGTTATTAA
- a CDS encoding SusC/RagA family TonB-linked outer membrane protein, whose amino-acid sequence MLKLKQILCSILVLVSLLSCPSLWAQKNSKVNIAAKQITLKNLIQEVEKQTDYTFVFDNSIPLSRVVSLKGGSQYLSDILKQAFDKSDILYEIVGKQIVLQKIQTKTSRIVSGVVKDEQGEAVIGASVLVKGTTNGTVTDFNGKFELQNIPENATIDVTFIGYVSQSKKVTGGTRSLNFILEEDTETLDEVVVVGYGVQRKRDLSGSIASVKGDIITEYANTSVASALQGRVSGVQIQQTNGQPGAGIQVRVRGSNSIRGDNEPLWIINGFPGDINMINTADIESVEVMKDASATAIYGSRGANGVILITTKQAKEGKITVEYNASFGVQSLAKELDLLDAWEYMNYLNEKAAINNQPTIYTDEEIKSTLHSTNWQRELFRNALVTDHSINISGGTEKVQGTLGASYFDQQGIVKESGYKRMSIRSSLNYHISKYVTVSSNLIFSRSNHNQMNSQGGSRGTSVIGSTLILPPTATPHYDDGTWNDFQTQPIAPVNPLAYVNEVDNKWYANRIMANASLTIKPIDGLTIQLSANVNNNQNRKDYYKSLLYPNSQGAASITFGETVDITSNNIITYNKTFLKKHHLSVMGGFTYEQSTSKTAGTGTAEGFLSDVTESYDMDAAAVKGLPTSGYSNWRLFSFLGRVNYNYADRYLLTASLRADGSSRYSKGNKWGYFPSAAVAWRLSQESFLRDVEWLSDLKLRMSYGVTGSTAISPYSTQNTLRTENVVFDKNTVVAYVPSDTYTGDLKWETTSQFNMGIDLALFNNRLRMTADYYRKKTTDLLNNVEMPRSSGYTTALRNIGSIRNSGFELQLDGRIIDRTVKWDLGVNFSLNRSKVLVLSEDKDIFGGELDNTILKDQLNLMRVGEPMYVFYGYVEDGYDENGHIVYKNMDDDPAITAADKTIIGDPNPDFLVNLTTSVSYKGFTLSAFLQSSIGNDIYSLSMAAQAYDYGYNGNTLREVYYNHWTPENPTAKYPNLDQTSYKMSDRFVYDGSFVRLKNLELAYDVPCARSKFIKRARVYVSAQNLFTITSYPFWDPDINANGGGSSMIQGVDSYCYPSARTYTLGCRLTF is encoded by the coding sequence ATGTTAAAGCTGAAACAAATATTATGTAGCATTCTTGTTTTGGTCAGCCTGCTTTCTTGTCCTTCTTTATGGGCACAAAAAAACAGTAAAGTCAATATTGCTGCCAAACAGATAACTTTGAAGAATCTGATACAAGAAGTTGAGAAACAGACAGATTATACTTTTGTATTTGACAATTCCATCCCTCTGTCACGTGTTGTTTCCTTGAAAGGAGGTTCCCAATATCTTTCCGATATATTGAAACAGGCTTTTGATAAAAGTGATATTTTATATGAAATAGTAGGGAAACAGATTGTTTTACAAAAGATTCAGACAAAAACCAGCCGGATTGTCTCGGGAGTGGTGAAAGATGAACAGGGAGAAGCTGTCATCGGTGCAAGCGTATTGGTAAAAGGTACTACTAACGGTACAGTTACTGATTTTAATGGGAAATTTGAACTGCAGAACATTCCTGAAAATGCGACCATTGATGTGACATTTATTGGATATGTGTCGCAAAGTAAAAAAGTGACAGGAGGAACACGTTCGCTGAATTTCATCCTTGAAGAGGATACGGAGACGCTGGACGAAGTGGTTGTGGTAGGCTATGGCGTACAGCGTAAACGGGATCTTTCCGGTTCTATAGCTTCCGTTAAAGGTGATATTATTACTGAATATGCTAATACTTCCGTTGCATCAGCCTTACAGGGCCGTGTGTCGGGGGTACAGATTCAGCAGACAAATGGTCAACCGGGAGCCGGAATACAGGTAAGAGTGCGCGGTTCCAATTCGATCCGGGGAGATAATGAACCGCTTTGGATTATTAATGGTTTTCCCGGAGATATCAATATGATTAATACCGCCGATATTGAATCGGTTGAAGTGATGAAAGATGCGTCCGCAACAGCTATTTATGGATCACGCGGAGCTAATGGAGTTATTCTGATTACAACTAAACAAGCCAAAGAAGGTAAGATTACAGTAGAATATAATGCAAGTTTCGGTGTACAGAGTCTGGCTAAGGAACTTGATTTATTGGATGCGTGGGAGTATATGAACTATCTGAATGAAAAGGCAGCTATCAATAACCAGCCCACGATATATACCGATGAAGAAATCAAATCGACTCTGCATAGTACCAACTGGCAACGGGAATTGTTTCGTAATGCACTTGTTACCGACCACTCCATTAATATTTCGGGTGGTACGGAGAAAGTTCAGGGTACGTTAGGGGCCAGTTATTTCGATCAGCAGGGAATTGTGAAAGAGAGCGGATATAAACGTATGTCTATTCGTTCCAGCTTGAATTATCATATCTCGAAATATGTAACAGTTTCGAGTAATTTGATTTTTAGCCGTTCGAATCATAACCAGATGAACTCGCAGGGAGGTAGTCGTGGAACATCTGTTATTGGTTCTACACTAATCTTGCCGCCTACGGCAACCCCTCATTATGACGACGGAACCTGGAATGACTTTCAAACGCAGCCGATTGCGCCGGTAAATCCGTTGGCGTATGTGAATGAAGTGGATAATAAATGGTATGCCAACCGTATTATGGCAAATGCTTCTTTGACTATAAAGCCGATTGACGGATTGACAATTCAACTGTCTGCCAATGTTAATAATAACCAAAACCGCAAAGATTATTATAAGTCATTGTTGTATCCTAATTCGCAAGGAGCAGCTTCCATTACATTCGGAGAAACGGTCGACATAACGAGTAATAACATCATAACCTATAACAAGACTTTTTTGAAGAAACATCATTTAAGTGTTATGGGTGGTTTTACTTATGAACAAAGTACCTCGAAGACAGCGGGCACAGGGACGGCCGAAGGCTTTTTAAGTGATGTGACGGAGAGCTACGATATGGATGCGGCTGCTGTCAAGGGTTTACCGACATCCGGTTATTCAAACTGGCGTTTGTTTTCATTTTTGGGACGTGTCAATTATAACTATGCTGATCGTTATCTGCTGACAGCCAGTCTTCGTGCCGACGGTTCGTCTCGCTATAGTAAAGGTAACAAATGGGGATATTTCCCGTCGGCAGCAGTTGCCTGGCGACTTTCGCAAGAGTCTTTTCTGCGTGATGTGGAGTGGCTTTCGGACTTGAAGTTGCGTATGAGTTATGGGGTGACCGGAAGTACTGCCATTTCACCATATTCTACCCAGAATACACTGCGAACGGAAAATGTTGTATTTGATAAAAATACGGTCGTGGCTTATGTTCCGTCCGATACCTACACTGGTGATTTGAAATGGGAAACTACTTCGCAGTTTAATATGGGGATTGATCTTGCCTTATTTAATAACCGGTTGCGTATGACTGCCGATTATTACCGGAAGAAAACTACCGATTTGCTGAATAATGTGGAGATGCCCCGTTCAAGTGGATATACTACCGCTTTGCGTAATATAGGTTCGATTCGTAACTCGGGGTTTGAACTGCAGCTTGACGGACGGATTATCGATCGTACCGTGAAATGGGATTTAGGTGTCAATTTCTCGCTCAATCGGAGTAAAGTGTTAGTCCTTTCAGAAGATAAGGATATTTTTGGAGGTGAACTGGATAACACCATTTTGAAAGATCAGCTTAATCTGATGCGCGTCGGTGAACCGATGTATGTTTTCTATGGATATGTTGAAGATGGATATGACGAGAATGGTCATATTGTGTATAAGAATATGGATGACGACCCTGCTATTACGGCGGCAGATAAGACCATAATAGGTGATCCTAATCCCGATTTTCTGGTGAATTTAACGACTTCCGTCAGTTATAAAGGCTTTACGCTAAGTGCCTTTTTGCAAAGTTCAATAGGTAATGATATATATTCGCTTAGTATGGCTGCCCAAGCTTATGATTATGGATATAATGGTAATACGTTGCGTGAGGTATATTATAATCACTGGACGCCTGAAAACCCTACCGCAAAATATCCTAATTTGGATCAGACTTCTTATAAAATGTCCGATCGCTTTGTTTATGACGGAAGTTTCGTGAGATTGAAAAATTTAGAGTTAGCTTACGACGTGCCTTGCGCCCGTAGTAAATTCATCAAACGTGCCCGTGTCTATGTGAGTGCCCAAAACCTATTTACTATTACGAGCTATCCTTTCTGGGATCCGGATATTAATGCCAATGGCGGCGGAAGCTCGATGATTCAGGGGGTAGATTCGTATTGTTATCCCAGTGCCCGTACTTATACACTTGGATGCCGACTCACTTTCTAA
- a CDS encoding DUF5107 domain-containing protein, with product MKYFNILFLILFLTTSAKAQSVKVSVSKVTIPTYTEPEREELPMFAENRVHQRSSGNPYPNKIVLKVNREQKVDKEYTLIKLENEYLELQILPEIGGKIYAAKDKTNGYDFFYKNHVIKPALIGALGSWISGGLEFNWPFHHRASSFMPTDYEIEKLPDGGVIVWVSEHDPTDRMKGMVGIVLNPGESIFETRVKLSNITPLRHSFLWWENVAVPSNKNYEIFFPHDVSHVFFHYKRSVTTYPVATNAAGIFNGIRYDGAVDISKHKNTIQPTSYFSAASQYDFFGGYDTGRKCGVVHIGDHHVSPGKKMFTWAYNQLSQSWENALTDTDGAYCELMAGSYSDNQPDFTWLEPMETKTFSQYWFPIGEIGVPDFANTTGAIYVKDAIKVQLNKTRNVKITVKGDNQILYSGKATIKAREEYILPADVKMKLGYSIDVDANDGTVLMSYTVKKHDTFNIPHTTQDMPNIKKVESPHLLYLEGLHVDQYRDPATKGESYYKEALERDPNFAPALIALGEAKLRNAFYSEALDYFLRAEKVLTQFNTRLENGKLYYLLGHVYLAFDEQEKAYDYFQKAAWSSAYVSSAMTYVAMLDIRKQEYDKAVRHLNTAIAYHKDNVVANALMIYAFYLQGDKKASERQFLSVEANDKLNHLARYFGVLTGKISARDFMEKIRTDKNQVCLDLMETLLVADLKKEAVSLIEMLQAQEPLVFSLSAIYADIKGGSPDDLATEGIAFPSRRIEMKSLSHWAKQGNQNAKFLLGCALYAKGHYENAVTLWESLSGNDYRAARNLAVAYYSHMNRKSEVLPLLKRALSLKPDDEQLIFETVYVMGKLGVAPVERISFLNNHKAVISRDDIMLEWARAYNMAGQEDKAIELLCGRNFVPAEGGEHAVAEQYMFAYFLKGRRLMKENKMKEAADCFKTAQTLPQNLGAGLWNIVRLVPFKYYEAICLKSLGQEDKAKENFDFITGIEIDYFSNMNLPELPFYQALCYREAGISFKGDMLVNYKLKDWKEGIKAVDAGYFATTPFFISYCDRAVQQRCAYYSYLLALAYRYMGDTELAQKYIEQAAVSDPYALNIFSERQF from the coding sequence ATGAAATATTTCAATATTTTGTTTTTGATTTTGTTTCTCACTACAAGCGCAAAAGCGCAATCGGTCAAGGTGTCTGTAAGCAAGGTCACTATTCCGACATACACAGAGCCGGAACGTGAAGAACTGCCGATGTTTGCCGAGAATCGGGTACACCAGCGTTCGAGCGGCAATCCTTATCCTAATAAAATTGTTCTGAAAGTGAATCGGGAACAAAAAGTGGATAAAGAGTATACGCTTATCAAATTAGAGAATGAATATTTGGAACTACAAATATTGCCGGAAATTGGAGGAAAGATATATGCAGCCAAAGATAAAACGAATGGATATGATTTTTTCTATAAGAACCATGTCATAAAACCTGCTCTTATCGGTGCATTGGGTTCGTGGATTTCGGGTGGACTGGAGTTTAACTGGCCTTTTCATCATCGAGCTTCGTCTTTTATGCCTACTGATTATGAGATAGAAAAATTGCCGGACGGGGGAGTGATCGTTTGGGTTTCGGAACATGATCCGACAGACCGTATGAAAGGTATGGTTGGTATTGTGCTTAATCCTGGTGAGTCTATCTTTGAAACGAGAGTCAAGTTGTCGAATATCACACCGTTAAGACATTCGTTTTTATGGTGGGAGAATGTGGCCGTACCTTCAAATAAGAATTATGAAATATTTTTTCCGCATGATGTAAGCCATGTCTTTTTCCATTACAAACGTTCGGTTACTACTTATCCGGTTGCAACGAATGCGGCAGGAATATTTAACGGTATTCGTTATGACGGTGCAGTTGATATAAGCAAACATAAGAATACGATTCAGCCTACCTCTTATTTTAGTGCGGCATCACAGTATGATTTCTTTGGCGGTTATGATACGGGCAGAAAATGTGGGGTTGTACACATCGGAGATCATCACGTATCACCCGGTAAGAAGATGTTCACGTGGGCTTACAATCAGTTGTCCCAGTCTTGGGAAAATGCTCTCACAGATACAGATGGAGCCTATTGTGAGTTAATGGCAGGCAGCTATTCTGACAATCAGCCGGATTTTACATGGCTTGAACCGATGGAGACTAAAACCTTCTCGCAATATTGGTTCCCAATCGGAGAAATCGGGGTTCCGGATTTTGCGAACACGACAGGAGCTATATATGTCAAGGATGCGATTAAAGTGCAACTGAATAAGACTCGTAATGTGAAGATTACGGTCAAAGGTGATAATCAGATTTTGTATTCAGGAAAAGCTACGATCAAAGCTAGAGAAGAATATATATTGCCTGCGGATGTAAAAATGAAGTTGGGGTATTCAATAGACGTTGATGCTAATGACGGAACTGTTTTAATGTCTTATACAGTGAAGAAACATGATACTTTCAATATCCCTCATACAACGCAGGATATGCCGAATATCAAGAAGGTGGAAAGTCCGCATTTATTGTATCTTGAAGGTTTGCATGTGGATCAATATCGTGATCCGGCCACTAAGGGAGAGAGCTATTACAAAGAAGCTCTTGAGCGTGATCCTAATTTTGCTCCTGCATTGATCGCTTTAGGAGAGGCTAAATTACGCAATGCTTTTTATAGTGAAGCCTTGGACTATTTTTTGAGGGCGGAAAAAGTGTTGACACAGTTCAATACACGTCTTGAAAATGGGAAACTATACTATTTGTTAGGACATGTTTATTTAGCATTCGATGAACAGGAGAAGGCTTATGATTATTTCCAAAAAGCGGCATGGAGCAGTGCTTATGTTTCTTCTGCCATGACTTATGTCGCTATGCTTGATATTCGTAAACAAGAATATGACAAGGCTGTCCGGCATCTTAATACTGCCATTGCTTATCATAAAGATAATGTTGTTGCCAATGCGTTGATGATATATGCTTTTTATTTACAAGGAGATAAAAAGGCATCTGAACGTCAATTTCTGTCTGTAGAAGCGAATGATAAACTTAATCATTTGGCACGTTATTTCGGGGTGTTGACTGGTAAAATCAGTGCCCGGGATTTTATGGAGAAAATACGAACGGATAAGAATCAGGTGTGTCTCGATTTGATGGAAACTTTGCTGGTCGCTGATTTGAAAAAAGAGGCTGTTTCCCTGATAGAAATGCTACAAGCACAGGAACCTCTTGTTTTTAGTTTGTCTGCTATATACGCGGATATAAAAGGTGGCTCTCCGGATGATTTGGCAACGGAAGGAATCGCTTTCCCCAGTCGGCGGATTGAAATGAAAAGTTTATCTCATTGGGCGAAACAAGGTAATCAGAATGCTAAATTCCTGTTGGGATGTGCCCTTTATGCTAAAGGACATTATGAAAATGCTGTCACTCTTTGGGAAAGCTTGTCCGGTAATGATTATCGTGCCGCACGAAATCTGGCTGTCGCTTATTATTCACACATGAATCGTAAAAGTGAAGTATTGCCGTTATTGAAGCGGGCATTATCGTTGAAGCCGGATGATGAACAACTGATTTTTGAAACAGTTTATGTGATGGGTAAGCTAGGAGTCGCACCAGTTGAACGTATTTCTTTCCTTAATAATCATAAGGCTGTAATCAGTCGCGATGATATTATGCTTGAGTGGGCGCGAGCTTATAATATGGCAGGACAGGAGGATAAAGCAATAGAACTTCTTTGTGGGCGTAACTTTGTTCCGGCTGAAGGCGGAGAACATGCCGTAGCTGAACAGTATATGTTTGCTTATTTCCTGAAAGGGCGTCGATTAATGAAAGAAAATAAGATGAAAGAAGCGGCTGATTGTTTTAAGACTGCGCAGACTTTACCTCAAAATTTGGGAGCAGGTTTATGGAATATCGTTAGACTGGTTCCATTTAAATATTATGAAGCAATCTGCCTAAAATCTTTGGGACAAGAAGATAAAGCCAAAGAGAATTTTGATTTTATAACGGGTATTGAGATTGACTATTTTAGTAATATGAACTTGCCGGAACTGCCTTTTTATCAAGCGCTTTGTTATCGTGAAGCGGGTATTTCCTTCAAAGGAGATATGCTTGTCAACTATAAATTGAAGGACTGGAAAGAAGGAATAAAGGCTGTTGATGCAGGTTATTTTGCCACTACTCCTTTTTTTATAAGTTACTGCGATCGTGCCGTGCAACAAAGATGTGCTTATTATAGTTATTTACTTGCTTTGGCTTATCGCTACATGGGTGATACAGAGCTGGCACAGAAATACATTGAGCAGGCAGCTGTAAGTGATCCTTATGCTCTGAATATTTTTTCAGAAAGACAATTTTGA
- a CDS encoding RNA polymerase sigma-70 factor codes for MDIQAFRNYYDTYYEQLCCFLNFYTHDVAVIEDVIQEVFLKLWENKDCIEITYIKTYLFRAAKNRVLNYLRDEENRHQLLESWFNQQLEERRYKDCFDMDALVKVVNQAIEQLPEKCREIFSLSRKEGLSYKQIAERLGISVKTVETQISIALKRIRELLSSSAFAFLWLFIR; via the coding sequence ATGGATATTCAAGCCTTTCGAAATTATTATGATACGTATTATGAACAACTTTGTTGTTTTCTCAACTTCTATACGCATGATGTAGCTGTGATAGAAGATGTTATTCAGGAAGTATTTCTCAAACTATGGGAAAATAAAGATTGCATTGAAATTACTTATATCAAAACATACCTTTTCCGGGCTGCCAAAAATCGGGTATTAAATTATCTTCGTGATGAGGAAAATAGACATCAGTTATTAGAGAGTTGGTTTAACCAGCAGCTGGAAGAAAGGAGATATAAAGATTGTTTTGATATGGATGCTTTGGTAAAGGTGGTGAATCAGGCAATAGAACAGCTTCCGGAGAAATGTAGGGAGATATTTTCCTTGAGTCGGAAGGAGGGGCTTTCTTATAAGCAGATTGCCGAACGTCTCGGGATTTCTGTGAAAACAGTAGAAACACAAATAAGCATTGCGCTCAAACGAATAAGAGAGCTCTTATCTTCTTCTGCATTTGCATTTTTGTGGCTGTTTATTCGATAA
- a CDS encoding cellulase family glycosylhydrolase, which yields MNRLNILIATIFFLLATTGCAQQVERWSTEKANAWYASQKWPVGINYVTATAINQFEMWQKETFDPKTIELELGRAEELGFNTVRIFLHDMVWEADPDGFKQRLDAFLGICQKHGMQAIVTFFTNGGRFENPKLGVQPASVQGVHNSQWIQSPGAPSVNDPSTYPRLERYVKDVMSTFKADDRILLWCLYNEPENFKQKARSMPLLREVFRWAREVNPSQPLSSPIWIYPGGHGTRSNLPIISFLGENCDVMTFHCYYGPEEMEKFIAFMKQFDRPVICQEYMGRPRSTFEEIMPILKREKVGAISWGLTAGKCNFHLQWSSKAGDPEPAVWFHDIFRLDGTPYSQHEVDFIKSMTSSGSLTD from the coding sequence ATGAATAGATTAAATATATTAATTGCAACAATCTTTTTCTTATTGGCAACGACTGGTTGTGCGCAGCAGGTTGAAAGATGGTCGACAGAAAAAGCAAACGCATGGTACGCATCGCAAAAGTGGCCGGTAGGCATTAATTACGTCACTGCTACGGCCATCAATCAATTTGAGATGTGGCAAAAAGAAACTTTCGATCCGAAGACCATAGAACTGGAACTGGGGCGTGCAGAGGAACTCGGATTCAATACGGTACGTATATTCCTGCATGATATGGTATGGGAAGCGGATCCTGATGGGTTTAAACAACGGTTGGATGCATTCTTGGGCATCTGTCAGAAACATGGAATGCAGGCTATTGTCACTTTCTTTACGAATGGCGGGCGTTTTGAAAATCCTAAATTAGGTGTACAGCCAGCTTCCGTACAAGGTGTTCACAACTCTCAATGGATACAGAGTCCTGGAGCGCCGTCTGTCAATGATCCTTCAACATATCCACGTTTGGAACGCTACGTCAAGGATGTGATGAGTACATTTAAAGCAGATGATCGTATCTTATTGTGGTGCCTGTATAATGAACCGGAAAATTTTAAACAGAAAGCACGTAGTATGCCATTGTTGCGCGAAGTATTTCGTTGGGCGCGTGAGGTGAATCCTTCACAACCACTTTCATCTCCGATTTGGATTTACCCCGGTGGACACGGTACACGAAGCAACCTGCCCATTATCAGTTTTTTAGGCGAAAACTGTGACGTTATGACCTTCCATTGTTATTATGGTCCTGAAGAGATGGAAAAATTTATTGCTTTTATGAAACAGTTTGACCGTCCTGTGATTTGCCAAGAGTATATGGGACGTCCCCGTTCAACTTTTGAAGAGATTATGCCGATTCTTAAACGTGAGAAGGTAGGTGCTATCAGTTGGGGATTGACAGCCGGTAAATGTAATTTCCATTTGCAGTGGTCAAGCAAGGCTGGTGATCCGGAACCTGCAGTGTGGTTTCATGATATATTTCGTTTGGATGGCACACCTTATAGTCAACATGAAGTTGATTTTATCAAAAGTATGACTTCAAGCGGATCGTTAACGGATTGA